A single Henriciella sp. AS95 DNA region contains:
- a CDS encoding zinc-binding dehydrogenase, with amino-acid sequence MSGTYQAIQLQRIAGSFRAGSEIISLDLKEPGPGEVKVRNLYCGINGIFDTQIARNAVDYVTLALPTLTGVEALGVVEACGEGVDHLSVGDPVVTTRFPSGYRQWNTAPASQFVKVPDERPEWLVLASTGVSAYVAMTHIGALKAGETVAVSAAAGGLGHLLIQVAKLHDCHVVAVCGGEKKGDFVRGLGADRVIDYRSQSVSDVLAADYKDKLDVAVDTVSGEIFDAFLANMAVHGRLVVGGAAQDLEGQPEIVTGPRIANSIYYKGVSVRGFMNGLLTDYWDDARTWMFDRFAAGDLKVEFDEPRFRGLEGVYDAVERLLSGQSMGKVVVDLS; translated from the coding sequence ATGAGTGGTACGTACCAAGCCATCCAGCTGCAACGGATCGCCGGAAGCTTTCGTGCCGGTAGCGAGATCATATCGCTTGATCTCAAGGAACCGGGCCCCGGAGAGGTGAAGGTTCGCAACCTTTATTGCGGCATCAACGGGATCTTCGATACGCAGATCGCTCGAAACGCTGTCGATTATGTGACCCTTGCCTTGCCAACGCTGACCGGCGTCGAGGCGCTGGGCGTCGTAGAGGCTTGCGGTGAGGGCGTGGATCATCTGTCGGTGGGCGACCCGGTGGTAACCACCCGGTTTCCATCAGGCTATCGGCAGTGGAATACCGCGCCGGCCTCCCAATTCGTGAAAGTGCCCGATGAGCGGCCTGAGTGGCTGGTCCTGGCCTCTACTGGCGTGTCGGCCTATGTGGCGATGACCCATATCGGGGCGCTCAAAGCGGGTGAAACCGTGGCTGTGTCAGCTGCGGCTGGCGGTCTGGGCCACCTCCTCATTCAAGTGGCCAAGCTGCATGATTGCCATGTCGTGGCCGTTTGCGGTGGCGAGAAAAAAGGTGATTTCGTCCGCGGCCTCGGTGCCGATCGTGTCATCGATTATCGCAGCCAGTCGGTGAGCGACGTGCTCGCGGCCGACTACAAGGACAAGCTGGATGTCGCCGTGGATACGGTCAGTGGCGAGATCTTCGACGCTTTCCTGGCGAACATGGCGGTGCACGGACGGTTGGTCGTCGGCGGCGCGGCTCAGGATCTTGAAGGGCAACCCGAAATCGTCACGGGCCCCCGTATCGCCAACAGCATCTATTACAAAGGGGTCTCAGTGCGCGGGTTCATGAATGGTCTGCTCACGGATTATTGGGACGATGCCCGCACATGGATGTTCGACCGCTTTGCGGCAGGCGATCTGAAAGTGGAATTTGATGAGCCCCGCTTTCGGGGGCTCGAAGGCGTCTATGACGCCGTGGAGCGGCTGCTATCCGGCCAGTCCATGGGCAAGGTCGTGGTGGATTTGAGTTAA
- a CDS encoding FAD-binding oxidoreductase yields the protein MADSATPDTGLIQEALVKRLTSIVGASNVRRDDATRKLFSQDIWLPAGELVDLVVSPSSLEELQSVMAVAHKAGAKVAPRGAGMSYTGGYVPSDAGTISLDMARMNRILSVSREDMTVTVEAGVTWKALNDALAPLGLRTPFWGPMSGLKSTIGGGVSQLNAMFGAAHHGTSSESVIAMTIVGATGKTIRTGARGVGGEEPFYRHFGPDITGLFCGDCGVLGVKAEITLRLMTAPDVEAQASFSFPSGPELLKAMAELTRAGVACEICAFDPGLTKIRLKRASLSADVKTLGSVVSKEKSLIKGLMSASKIAMSGRNFVEPDDYPLHVICEGRSEAAVDADMKEARRIVSSFGGKEIENSIAKILRSMPFPALNSMVGPTGEAWVPIHGVCSLKNAPEIFKEIQSVYAAHADEMSAQDVHPGFLFTSMSTNALIIEPVFFWPQGWREIHEEGMEASHTARLTQRPENPEATALVKTLRAALLGIFQKYGCGHFQIGRTYPYIESRDDASVELLEAVKAVMDPEGALNPGVLGLPVKGGQA from the coding sequence ATGGCTGACAGCGCAACACCTGATACGGGCCTCATTCAAGAGGCGCTTGTCAAAAGGCTTACATCCATAGTCGGTGCGTCGAATGTCAGGCGCGACGACGCGACGCGCAAGCTGTTCAGCCAAGACATATGGCTGCCGGCAGGTGAACTTGTCGATCTGGTAGTTTCGCCGAGCTCGCTTGAAGAGTTGCAGTCGGTGATGGCGGTTGCGCACAAGGCCGGTGCGAAAGTGGCGCCGCGCGGAGCGGGTATGAGCTACACCGGCGGCTATGTTCCTTCAGATGCCGGAACGATCTCGCTCGATATGGCGCGGATGAACCGCATTCTCTCGGTCAGCCGCGAGGACATGACGGTCACTGTCGAAGCCGGGGTAACCTGGAAGGCGCTTAATGATGCGCTTGCGCCGCTCGGTTTGCGTACACCCTTCTGGGGGCCGATGTCCGGACTTAAGTCCACGATTGGCGGCGGGGTCTCTCAGCTCAATGCGATGTTCGGTGCAGCCCATCATGGCACATCAAGCGAGAGCGTGATCGCCATGACGATTGTCGGTGCCACCGGAAAAACGATCAGGACGGGCGCCCGCGGTGTCGGGGGTGAAGAGCCGTTCTACCGCCATTTCGGCCCCGACATCACCGGCTTGTTCTGCGGCGACTGTGGCGTGCTCGGTGTGAAGGCGGAGATCACGCTGCGCCTGATGACGGCGCCGGATGTCGAGGCGCAGGCCTCGTTTTCCTTCCCTTCCGGCCCGGAGCTGCTCAAGGCCATGGCGGAACTGACGCGGGCTGGCGTGGCGTGCGAGATTTGCGCCTTTGATCCAGGCCTGACCAAAATCCGTCTGAAGCGCGCCAGCCTTTCAGCCGATGTGAAGACACTGGGCTCTGTCGTGAGCAAGGAGAAGTCGCTCATCAAGGGACTGATGTCGGCTTCCAAGATTGCCATGAGTGGCAGGAATTTCGTGGAGCCGGACGACTATCCGTTACACGTGATCTGCGAGGGGCGCTCCGAGGCGGCGGTCGATGCCGACATGAAAGAAGCGCGCCGGATTGTGTCGTCATTCGGCGGCAAGGAGATCGAGAATTCGATCGCGAAAATCCTCCGCTCCATGCCGTTTCCAGCCCTCAACAGCATGGTCGGCCCGACGGGCGAAGCCTGGGTGCCGATCCATGGGGTGTGCTCCCTCAAGAACGCTCCGGAAATCTTCAAGGAAATTCAGTCGGTCTATGCGGCGCATGCCGATGAGATGAGCGCGCAGGATGTCCATCCGGGCTTCCTGTTCACCTCGATGTCGACCAATGCGTTGATCATCGAGCCGGTCTTCTTCTGGCCGCAGGGCTGGCGTGAAATTCATGAAGAAGGAATGGAAGCATCGCATACGGCACGGCTGACCCAGCGGCCTGAAAATCCTGAAGCAACAGCTCTGGTCAAGACGCTGCGCGCTGCGCTGCTCGGCATTTTCCAAAAATATGGCTGTGGCCATTTCCAGATCGGGCGGACCTATCCTTATATCGAGAGCCGCGATGATGCGTCTGTCGAGCTGCTCGAAGCGGTCAAGGCTGTCATGGATCCGGAAGGCGCGCTGAACCCTGGCGTGCTGGGTCTGCCGGTCAAAGGCGGCCAGGCATGA
- a CDS encoding hydantoinase/oxoprolinase family protein, translating to MAYRLGVDVGGTFTDLLLFSEADGRFWRHKTPSTPEDSSLGILTGVEAICKDADVDPSEVDVLLHGTTVATNAVLEGKGARVGLIVTEGYRQMMQIARSFVPGGLAGWIVWPKPEPMTALEDTFEIKGRMNATGDEIRPIDEDDIRAQLEKLKARKVEAITVSLMNAYLNGDHEARVGELIEEVLRDVPYSLSHQVLPEMQEYERTLTTVANATVRPVVGRYVRNLRESLIKSGMNARLSLLRSDGGLMSSQKAEEHPVNLLMSGPAGGVTGAIWVGKNAGIRNILTLDVGGTSTDVALIENLEARRVRTTEVGHLSVRASALDVKTVGAGGGSIAYVPELTGALRVGPESAGAVPGPVAYGKGGTQPTVTDANVVLGYLPEALLGGAFNLDREGAKKAVQTVADALKVDLFEAARGIIDIVNENMFGALRMISVQQGYDPRDFAVMGFGGAGPLHVNAVAKLMGSWPAISPVSPGVLCALGDATTRMRTEAARSFSQLASTTSQDEIDRILQEMAASTRSELMEEGVEEDDITVSFEIDVRYSGQAFEVPIEVSLEDLRAKGIGWLTGRFDEEHRRLFTFNMDSEHEIVNLRAVALGPVPDLAAAKLPEGNGDPSDAKIRDHELWMSGKMVPAVIYDRSRLRAGDKIPGPAIIIEMDSTTLVEADCKALVDPVGNILITLKD from the coding sequence ATGGCATATCGATTAGGCGTGGATGTTGGTGGCACGTTCACCGACCTTCTTCTCTTCAGCGAGGCAGACGGACGGTTCTGGCGGCACAAGACCCCGTCCACGCCCGAAGACAGCTCTCTGGGAATTCTCACGGGCGTCGAGGCGATCTGCAAGGATGCCGACGTCGACCCTTCAGAGGTCGATGTCCTCTTGCACGGCACCACGGTTGCCACCAATGCTGTCCTGGAAGGCAAGGGCGCGCGGGTCGGTCTGATCGTCACCGAAGGCTACCGCCAGATGATGCAGATTGCGCGCAGCTTCGTGCCTGGCGGCCTCGCTGGCTGGATTGTGTGGCCGAAACCCGAACCGATGACGGCGCTTGAGGATACGTTCGAGATCAAGGGACGCATGAATGCGACCGGCGATGAAATCCGTCCGATCGACGAGGACGACATTCGCGCCCAGCTCGAAAAGCTGAAGGCGCGCAAGGTGGAGGCCATCACGGTCTCGCTGATGAACGCTTACCTGAATGGCGATCATGAAGCCCGCGTTGGCGAGCTGATCGAGGAAGTCCTGCGGGACGTTCCCTATTCGCTGAGCCACCAGGTTCTGCCAGAGATGCAGGAGTATGAGCGGACGCTGACCACGGTTGCGAATGCGACGGTGCGTCCGGTCGTTGGACGTTATGTCCGCAATCTGCGCGAAAGCCTGATCAAGTCCGGCATGAATGCCCGGCTCTCGCTGTTGCGGTCCGATGGCGGGCTGATGTCTTCCCAGAAGGCAGAAGAGCATCCGGTCAATCTGCTGATGTCCGGGCCAGCGGGCGGTGTCACCGGTGCGATCTGGGTCGGCAAGAATGCCGGCATCCGCAACATTCTCACGCTCGATGTGGGCGGGACGTCCACCGACGTGGCGCTGATCGAGAACCTTGAGGCACGCCGTGTGCGTACGACCGAGGTCGGCCACCTGTCGGTGCGCGCCTCGGCGCTTGATGTGAAAACGGTCGGGGCCGGTGGCGGATCTATCGCCTATGTTCCGGAGCTTACCGGCGCCCTGCGGGTCGGACCGGAATCGGCCGGCGCGGTACCCGGTCCGGTCGCTTACGGAAAGGGTGGTACCCAACCGACAGTGACGGATGCCAATGTCGTGCTGGGCTATCTGCCCGAAGCGCTTCTTGGCGGCGCGTTCAACCTTGACCGCGAAGGCGCTAAAAAGGCGGTCCAGACGGTCGCTGACGCCTTGAAAGTCGACCTGTTCGAAGCAGCCCGCGGCATCATCGATATCGTCAACGAAAACATGTTCGGCGCCCTGCGTATGATCTCTGTGCAGCAAGGCTACGACCCGCGCGACTTTGCCGTGATGGGGTTTGGCGGAGCAGGCCCGCTGCACGTTAATGCGGTCGCGAAGCTGATGGGCAGCTGGCCGGCCATATCGCCGGTCTCGCCCGGCGTGTTGTGCGCCCTCGGTGATGCGACGACACGCATGCGGACTGAAGCAGCGCGGTCTTTCTCACAGCTGGCATCAACGACGTCGCAGGACGAAATCGACCGGATACTCCAGGAGATGGCAGCGTCCACTCGAAGCGAACTCATGGAAGAGGGCGTGGAAGAAGACGACATCACGGTCAGCTTCGAGATCGATGTGCGCTACTCAGGTCAGGCTTTCGAAGTGCCGATTGAGGTTTCGCTGGAAGACTTGCGGGCCAAAGGGATTGGCTGGCTCACCGGTCGCTTTGATGAGGAACATCGGCGACTCTTCACGTTCAACATGGACAGCGAACATGAGATCGTGAACCTTCGCGCCGTTGCTCTCGGCCCGGTTCCTGATCTTGCCGCCGCAAAACTTCCGGAAGGCAATGGCGATCCCTCAGACGCCAAGATCCGTGATCATGAACTCTGGATGTCTGGCAAGATGGTACCTGCTGTCATCTATGACCGTTCACGGCTTCGCGCCGGAGACAAGATCCCGGGACCTGCAATCATTATCGAAATGGATTCGACCACCCTTGTCGAAGCCGATTGCAAGGCCCTGGTCGACCCGGTTGGCAATATTCTCATCACCCTGAAGGACTAA